One window from the genome of Salvia splendens isolate huo1 chromosome 9, SspV2, whole genome shotgun sequence encodes:
- the LOC121748206 gene encoding uncharacterized protein LOC121748206, which translates to MLLVVGQSILSIKTKHQHLQTITYHIPHFSPPKFPHQEMAKTIIRRSIFTFLKNYQHLTSTPTLLLLPFAVSSLLAPALVSSSRLLPLVHNRLTALFLAAGFPPSPPLLNLLNLKLSQTILALLFVSPFSYSSLLLAKAAVIRALHPNNNINNNTPFKPLLITQLCNTLFIIASNATSFFLIAIFFNCLDFLGLSSPSSSILLSAVGVMLYSIILAHAYIICNLALVSSAVERRGGFMAIIKACLVIKGRSATALSLALPINLGLAAIEALFQYRVVKGYNQGLNQSAILVEGILIAYLYGLTLILDTVVGYLFWRSCKRDHHIDQEFSHIIEIHVMGDEFCAKAKVLGLLS; encoded by the coding sequence ATGCTTCTAGTTGTTGGTCAATCCATTTTATCCATAAAAACCAAACATCAACACCTTCAAACTATCACATATCACATTCCCCATTTCTCTCCACCAAAATTCCCACATCAAGAAATGGCAAAAACAATCATAAGAAGATCAATCTTCACCTTCCTCAAAAACTACCAACACCTCACCTCCACCCCaaccctcctcctcctccccttcGCCGTCTCATCCCTCCTCGCCCCTGCCCTCGTATCCTCCTCCCGCCTTCTCCCGCTAGTTCACAACCGCCTCACCGCCCTCTTCCTCGCGGCTGGCTTCCCTCCATCTCCACCTCTTCTCAACCTCCTCAACCTCAAGCTCTCCCAAACCATCCTCGCCCTCCTCTTCGTCTCCCCTTTCTCTTACTCGTCCCTCCTCCTCGCCAAAGCAGCCGTGATCCGAGCCCTACACCCAAACAACAACATCAACAACAACACACCCTTCAAACCACTCCTCATCACCCAACTATGCAACACACTATTCATTATTGCATCAAATGCCACATCCTTCTTCCTCATAGCCATCTTCTTCAACTGCCTCGACTTTTTAGGCCTCTCGTCGCCCTCTTCCTCCATCCTCCTCTCGGCCGTTGGGGTCATGCTCTACTCCATCATCCTTGCTCACGCGTACATCATCTGCAACCTGGCCTTGGTCTCGTCTGCAGTGGAGAGGCGCGGTGGATTCATGGCGATCATCAAGGCGTGCCTCGTGATCAAGGGCAGAAGTGCAACTGCATTGTCGTTGGCTCTGCCTATCAACTTGGGATTGGCTGCCATTGAAGCCCTCTTTCAATACAGAGTTGTTAAAGGCTATAATCAAGGCCTAAATCAGTCAGCCATTCTTGTTGAGGGAATACTGATTGCCTACTTGTATGGTTTGACACTCATTCTTGATACAGTTGTTGGCTACTTGTTTTGGAGAAGCTGCAAAAGGGATCACCATATTGATCAAGAATTCTCTCACATCATCGAAATCCATGTAATGGGAGATGAGTTTTGTGCAAAAGCCAAGGTTTTGGGATTGCTTTCttga
- the LOC121747427 gene encoding NAC domain-containing protein 59-like isoform X2, with amino-acid sequence MFTSPINFEFGDYDDNHHIDMPPGFRFHPSDEELITHYLSKKALNPLFSCYAITDVDINKVEPWDLPWKAKTGEKEWYFFCVRDLKYPTGMRANRATPAGYWKATGKDREILRGEKLVGMKKTLVFYQGRAPKGVKSNWVAHEFRLDESFKLPASVSEGKGREESQHFRDDESRTGIQSSTNGRFDEARTGEGARALLLQWRPQQQQQQSHCPK; translated from the exons ATGTTCACATCACCGattaatttcgaatttggaGATTACGACGACAATCATCACATAGACATGCCTCCTGGTTTTCGGTTCCATCCCAGCGACGAAGAGCTCATCACTCACTACTTGTCGAAGAAGGCTCTCAATCCTCTCTTCTCCTGCTACGCCATTACCGACGTCGACATTAACAAAGTCGAGCCGTGGGACCTGCCTT GGAAAGCGAAAACGGGGGAGAAGGAATGGTACTTCTTCTGCGTTAGAGATTTGAAGTACCCAACCGGGATGCGGGCGAACCGAGCCACTCCCGCCGGCTACTGGAAAGCCACCGGAAAAGACCGGGAAATTCTCCGAGGAGAAAAGCTGGTGGGCATGAAGAAAACCTTGGTGTTCTACCAGGGGAGAGCCCCCAAGGGGGTGAAGTCAAACTGGGTCGCGCACGAGTTCCGATTGGACGAGAGCTTCAAGCTACCCGCG AGTGTTTCAGAAGGCAAAGGGAGGGAAGAAAGTCAACATTTCCGAGATGACGAGAGTCGAACCGGAATTCAGAGCTCCACCAATGGCCGATTCGATGAAGCTCGAACCGGGGAAGGAGCACGTGCACTGCTTCTCCAGTGGCGTCCacaacagcagcagcaacaaTCCCATTGTCCCAAATAA
- the LOC121747427 gene encoding NAC domain-containing protein 92-like isoform X1, whose translation MFTSPINFEFGDYDDNHHIDMPPGFRFHPSDEELITHYLSKKALNPLFSCYAITDVDINKVEPWDLPWKAKTGEKEWYFFCVRDLKYPTGMRANRATPAGYWKATGKDREILRGEKLVGMKKTLVFYQGRAPKGVKSNWVAHEFRLDESFKLPATEFVISRVFQKAKGGKKVNISEMTRVEPEFRAPPMADSMKLEPGKEHVHCFSSGVHNSSSNNPIVPNNGESSSLLPKSEFAPGQCDDGFIFPDFYSSGEYYPFCDGL comes from the exons ATGTTCACATCACCGattaatttcgaatttggaGATTACGACGACAATCATCACATAGACATGCCTCCTGGTTTTCGGTTCCATCCCAGCGACGAAGAGCTCATCACTCACTACTTGTCGAAGAAGGCTCTCAATCCTCTCTTCTCCTGCTACGCCATTACCGACGTCGACATTAACAAAGTCGAGCCGTGGGACCTGCCTT GGAAAGCGAAAACGGGGGAGAAGGAATGGTACTTCTTCTGCGTTAGAGATTTGAAGTACCCAACCGGGATGCGGGCGAACCGAGCCACTCCCGCCGGCTACTGGAAAGCCACCGGAAAAGACCGGGAAATTCTCCGAGGAGAAAAGCTGGTGGGCATGAAGAAAACCTTGGTGTTCTACCAGGGGAGAGCCCCCAAGGGGGTGAAGTCAAACTGGGTCGCGCACGAGTTCCGATTGGACGAGAGCTTCAAGCTACCCGCG ACTGAATTTGTGATCTCCAGAGTGTTTCAGAAGGCAAAGGGAGGGAAGAAAGTCAACATTTCCGAGATGACGAGAGTCGAACCGGAATTCAGAGCTCCACCAATGGCCGATTCGATGAAGCTCGAACCGGGGAAGGAGCACGTGCACTGCTTCTCCAGTGGCGTCCacaacagcagcagcaacaaTCCCATTGTCCCAAATAATGGGGAATCTTCTTCATTGTTGCCCAAATCTGAGTTTGCGCCTGGTCAATGTGATGATGGCTTCATCTTCCCTGATTTCTATTCCTCGGGAGAATACTACCCTTTTTGTGATGGTCTATGA
- the LOC121746739 gene encoding vesicle transport v-SNARE 13-like: MSLVFEGYERQYCEISANLSKKITAASVLNGEQKKQKVSEVAGGLEDADALIHKMDLEARSLSASVKAMLLVKLREYKTDLNNLKSEVKRITLGNANQGARDDLLESGMADTLTASADQRARLLMTTERLGKSSDRIREGRKTMLETEELGVSILHDLHQQRQSLLQAHNTLHGVDDNIGRSKKILTNISRRMSRNKYIIGTIIMLLVIAIFVILYFKLTRRSS; encoded by the exons ATGAGTCTCGTATTTGAAGGATATGAGCGGCAATACTGTGAGATATCTGCTAATCTTTCGAAAAAGATTACTGCAGCTAGTGTCCTTAATGGAG AACAAAAGAAACAGAAAGTATCCGAAGTTGCAGGAGGATTAGAAGATGCTGATGCACTG ATACATAAAATGGATCTAGAAGCTAGGAGCTTGTCCGCAAGTGTGAAAGCCATGCTTCTTGTCAAGCTGAGAGAGTACAAAACagatttgaacaatttaaaatcAGAAGTGAAAAGGATCACGTTGGGTAATGCCAACCAAGGAGCTCGGGATGACTTGTTGGAATCAGGAATGGCAGACACATTGACG GCGTCAGCAGATCAACGAGCAAGGCTACTGATGACAACTGAAAGATTAGGCAAGTCAAGCGACAGGATCAGGGAAGGTCGGAAAACAATGCTTGAAACTGAGGAGCTCGGAGTCTCAATTCTTCATGATTTGCACCAGCAACGCCAATCCCTCCTACAGGCACATAACACC CTTCACGGGGTGGATGATAACATCGGGCGGAGCAAAAAGATTCTGACCAACATATCAAGAAGAATGAGCAGAAATAAATATATCATCGGCACTATCATTATGCTCTTAGTAATCGCCATATTTGTGATTCTCTACTTCAAGTTGACACGCCGCTCTTCATGA
- the LOC121746738 gene encoding two-component response regulator-like APRR1, producing MEKSEMGKTGDGFIDRRKVRILLCDNDVKSSEEVFTLLCKCSYQVTAVKSPRQVIDALNAEGPDIDIILSEVDLPMSKGLKMLKYIMRDKELRRIPVIMMSAQDEVPLVVKCLKFGAADYLVKPLRTNELLNLWTHMWRRRRMLGLVEKNIISYDFDLVVSDHSDDANTNSTTLFSDDTDDKSRKSTNPEMCVSTHQEDEIDTTTTAPIATVDEARRECQPDVPGISDRRTYEMRIGQILPFLRKNEFKIGESSAFFTYVKSSISKSTNQGSSSVPENTAQHVSFVENQILNGEVGFSIEAEKTILNGEVGLSVQGEKTHETLENQLPPDEQPSSSSAPESFIVDRSCTPPKSLDISQQRNSKEFSQEHMHLGNDSPNDVTGSYPYPYYMSGVANQVPMSSASMYPKNFHDISNHANSALIPQYNHVPQCPPHIPGMASYPYYPYGVCLQPGQMPSPHQWPSFGNSKSSEVKLSKVDRREAALLKFRQKRKERCFDKKIRYVNRKKLAERRPRVRGQFVRKVNGVDVDLNGQPEDDEEEGEEYDEDDQTANMELSHEDGVSMCQ from the exons ATGGAGAAGAGTGAGATGGGGAAGACCGGGGATGGGTTTATTGATCGGAGAAAAGTGAGGATTTTGTTGTGTGATAATGATGTGAAAAGTTCGGAGGAGGTTTTTACACTTTTGTGTAAATGTTCTTATCAAG TGACTGCTGTAAAGTCACCAAGACAGGTGATTGATGCACTGAATGCAGAGGGGCCTGATATAGATATTATTCTTTCTGAGGTAGACCTTCCAATGTCTAAAGGACTGAAAATGTTAAAATATATTATGAGGGACAAAGAGTTGAGACGAATTCCTGTGATAA TGATGTCAGCTCAAGATGAGGTTCCCCTTGTTGTCAAGTGCCTGAAATTTGGAGCAGCTGACTATCTAGTGAAGCCATTACGTACAAATGAGCTGTTGAACTTGTGGACTCATATGTGGAGAAGAAGGAGAATG CTTGGACTTGTGGAGAAGAACATCATAAGTTATGATTTTGATCTGGTGGTGTCAGACCACAGTGATGATGCTAACACCAATAGCACTACCTTATTTTCGGATGACACAGATGACAAGTCCCGAAAGAGTACTAACCCAGAGATGTGTGTCTCAACTCACCAAGAAGATGAG ATAGATACCACCACAACTGCTCCTATAGCTACTGTAGATGAGGCTCGGCGGGAATGTCAGCCTGATGTGCCAGGAATAAGTGACAGGCGTACATATGAAATGAGGATAG GACAAATTTTACCTTTTTTAAGGAAGAATGAATTCAAGATAGGTGAATCATCTGCTTTCTTCACCTATGTCAAATCCAGCATTTCCAAAAGCACAAACCAGGGGTCTTCTTCTGTTCCTGAAAATACAGCTCAGCATGTGAGCTTTGTGGAGAATCAAATACTGAATGGTGAAGTTGGTTTTAGCATCGAAGCAGAAAAAACCATACTGAATGGTGAAGTGGGTTTGAGCGTCCAAGGAGAAAAAACTCATGAGACCCTCGAAAACCAGTTGCCGCCAGATGAACAACCAAGCAGTAGTAGTGCTCCTGAATCGTTTATTGTGGACAGGTCCTGCACTCCTCCTAAATCACTGGATATATCTCAACAGAGGAACTCAAAGGAGTTCTCTCAGGAGCATATGCATTTAGGAAATGATTCTCCTAATGATGTGACTGGATCTTACCCATATCCTTATTACATGTCCGGAGTAGCAAATCAAGTGCCCATGTCATCAGCATCTATGTATCCTAAGAACTTCCACGATATAAGCAACCATGCTAATTCTGCTTTGATTCCTCAGTACAATCATGTTCCACAATGTCCTCCTCACATCCCTGGAATGGCATCTTATCCTTACTACCCGTATGGTGTATGCTTACAACCAGGTCAAATGCCTAGTCCACATCAATGGCCATCATTTGGAAATTCTAAGTCCAGTGAAGTGAAGTTAAGTAAAGTCGACCGTAGAGAGGCGGCACTGTTGAAGTTCAGGCAGAAACGGAAGGAAAGATGCTTCGACAAGAAGATCAGGTATGTGAATAGGAAAAAACTAGCAGAGCGTAGACCTCGTGTAAGGGGCCAGTTTGTGAGGAAGGTAAATGGTGTTGACGTGGATCTTAATGGCCAACCTGaagatgatgaggaagaaggGGAAGAATATGATGAAGATGATCAAACTGCTAATATGGAACTTTCACACGAGGATGGTGTGTCCATGTGCCAATAA
- the LOC121749116 gene encoding probable receptor-like protein kinase At5g61350, translated as MGRPPPIPLLLLLLLILTNAAAFTPADNYLINCGSPDSTPLDDGRAFKSDPQSSPYLSTDEDILASLPNISSPSLYATARIFHHLSMYRFLISNPGLHWIRLHFYPLPHPTYNLTSATFTVTTDDTVLLHGFSAATSKTIIKEYLINATSDKLTLKFSPMKNSAAFINAIELVSAPDDLIPDTTASVSPAGELSGVSKHSLEVSYRLNVGGPLVTPKNDTLSRTWLPSDAYLALPEGARNVSVPTDMITYPMGGATPLTAPYSVYATADQMADSSTADPNFNLTWKMSVDPSFSYLIRLHFCDIVSKGLNELYFNVYINGITGAANLDLSALTSGLAIPYYKDFVLNASAITNGSVVVQVGPTSNVISALPNAILNGLEVMKMSNSAGSLDGLFSADGKKHGQSSVMRVAAGVGLALGAVASLLLLFASLRWCRKPRGYEKQKTFSSWLLPLNSSQCSFMSSKSKSTTFSTISGGLNQLGRFFSLNELKEATKNFDEKSVVGVGGFGKVYLGEIDGGATKLAIKRGNPSSAQGINEFQTEIQLLSKLRHRHLVSLIGYCDEQSEMILVYEYMSNGPLRDHLYGPAALPPLTWRQRLEVCIGAAKGLHYLHTGSTQGVIHRDVKTTNILLDENLLAKVSDFGLSKVGPASLDQTHVSTAVKGSFGYLDPEYFRRQQLTEKSDVYSFGVVLFEVLCARAALDPALPREQVNLAEWAKQQHAKGATEKIVDPVIAGTIGKDSLIKYVETAEKCLAEYGVDRPSMGDVLWNIEYALQLQGAAEVGGGEKKSGGGEEGEVVVGMMSDDSGVVGASPVFLESCHAR; from the coding sequence ATGGGCCGCCCTCCTCCCAttcccctcctcctcctcctcctcctcatcctcacCAACGCCGCCGCCTTCACCCCCGCCGATAACTACCTCATCAACTGCGGATCACCGGATTCCACCCCTCTCGACGACGGCAGAGCCTTCAAATCCGACCCTCAATCCTCCCCCTACCTATCCACCGATGAAGACATTCTAGCTTCTCTTCCCAATATCTCTTCGCCGTCGTTGTACGCCACCGCGAGAATCTTCCACCACCTCTCCATGTACAGGTTCCTGATTTCAAATCCCGGCCTCCATTGGATCCGCCTCCACTTCTACCCCCTCCCCCACCCCACCTACAACCTCACCTCCGCCACCTTCACCGTCACCACCGACGACACCGTCCTTTTGCATGGCTTCTCCGCCGCCACCTCCAAAACCATCATCAAAGAATACCTCATCAACGCCACCTCCGACAAGCTCACCCTCAAATTCTCCCCCATGAAAAACTCCGCCGCCTTCATCaacgccatcgagctcgtctcCGCCCCGGACGACCTCATCCCCGACACCACCGCCTCCGTGTCTCCTGCCGGCGAACTCTCCGGCGTCAGCAAACACTCCTTAGAAGTCTCCTACCGCCTCAACGTCGGCGGCCCCCTCGTCACCCCCAAAAACGACACCCTCTCCCGGACTTGGCTCCCCTCAGACGCGTACCTCGCCCTCCCGGAGGGCGCCAGGAACGTGTCGGTCCCCACCGACATGATCACCTACCCCATGGGCGGCGCCACCCCTCTCACCGCCCCGTATTCCGTCTACGCGACGGCGGATCAGATGGCGGACTCCTCCACCGCCGATCCGAATTTCAACCTGACTTGGAAAATGAGCGTTGATCCAAGCTTCTCGTATTTGATCAGACTCCATTTCTGCGATATAGTGAGCAAAGGCCTCAACGAGCTCTACTTTAACGTGTACATAAATGGAATCACCGGCGCTGCCAATTTAGACCTCTCCGCTCTCACATCCGGCTTAGCAATACCTTACTACAAGGACTTCGTGCTCAACGCCTCCGCCATCACCAACGGGAGCGTCGTAGTCCAGGTGGGGCCCACCTCCAACGTCATCTCCGCCCTCCCCAACGCCATTTTAAACGGCCTCGAGGTGATGAAGATGAGCAACTCCGCCGGCAGTCTCGACGGACTTTTTTCTGCGGATGGGAAGAAACACGGGCAGAGCTCCGTGATGAGAGTCGCGGCGGGAGTCGGGCTAGCGCTAGGTGCGGTAGCGTCGCTTCTGCTCCTTTTTGCCTCTTTGAGATGGTGCAGGAAGCCGAGAGGGTACGAGAAGCAGAAGACTTTCTCGTCGTGGCTGCTCCCGCTCAACTCCAGCCAATGCAGTTTCATGTCGAGCAAGAGCAAGAGCACGACCTTCTCCACCATCTCCGGCGGCCTCAACCAGCTCGGGAGATTCTTTAGCTTGAACGAGCTCAAGGAGGCAACCAAGAATTTTGACGAGAAATCAGTCGTTGGAGTTGGTGGTTTCGGAAAGGTATACCTAGGCGAGATCGACGGCGGAGCCACCAAGCTCGCCATAAAAAGGGGCAATCCGTCTTCCGCTCAAGGGATCAACGAGTTCCAGACAGAGATCCAGCTTTTGTCGAAGCTGAGGCACAGGCATTTAGTATCTCTCATTGGCTACTGCGACGAGCAGTCAGAGATGATTCTTGTCTACGAGTACATGTCCAACGGCCCGCTGCGGGACCACCTGTATGGCCCCGCGGCTCTGCCTCCACTGACGTGGAGGCAGAGGCTGGAGGTATGCATAGGCGCAGCGAAAGGCCTGCATTACCTCCACACTGGGTCAACCCAAGGAGTCATTCATCGCGACGTCAAGACTACAAACATTCTTCTAGATGAAAATCTGCTGGCTAAGGTGTCCGATTTCGGGCTGTCGAAGGTGGGGCCGGCGTCGCTGGACCAGACGCATGTTAGCACGGCGGTCAAAGGGAGCTTTGGGTACCTGGACCCGGAGTACTTCAGGAGGCAGCAGCTGACGGAGAAGTCGGACGTGTACTCGTTCGGGGTGGTGCTGTTCGAGGTGCTGTGCGCGAGGGCGGCGCTGGACCCGGCGCTGCCGCGAGAGCAGGTGAATCTGGCGGAGTGGGCGAAGCAGCAGCACGCGAAGGGGGCGACGGAGAAGATCGTGGATCCGGTGATTGCGGGGACGATTGGGAAGGACTCGCTGATCAAGTATGTGGAGACGGCGGAGAAGTGTCTTGCGGAGTATGGGGTGGACCGGCCGTCGATGGGGGATGTGCTGTGGAATATTGAGTACGCGCTGCAGCTGCAGGGGGCGGCGGAGGTTGGTGGTGGGGAGAAGAAGAGTGGTGGTGGAGAGGagggggaggtggtggtggggaTGATGAGTGATGATTCGGGGGTGGTTGGGGCTTCTCCTGTGTTTCTTGAGAGTTGTCATGCAAGATGA
- the LOC121749115 gene encoding transcription initiation factor TFIID subunit 8-like, whose translation MPALEALTDIATRYLKAIAKLSAESANSSGRTESNLFDIAAAIEDLASVQGFDGSWRVRSRSVWRSAAIRDLMKCVKHMDQIPFGQPSPPIMSCSGVGRVLNTRDNRLWYNEGKLKHVPRWLPAVEVRVEEEEEEEEKRRGEVKWDESLEREEAVNLGSSEMKKLKRECYDEDVEQVLVKRGKVRFKIGNVGKFKGTCENNGSGGGEEEDGGC comes from the coding sequence ATGCCGGCACTCGAAGCCCTAACCGACATCGCCACCAGGTATTTGAAAGCGATTGCCAAATTAAGCGCGGAATCCGCCAATTCGAGCGGGCGCACTGAATCAAACCTTTTCGACATCGCCGCCGCGATCGAAGATTTGGCATCGGTGCAAGGATTCGACGGCTCGTGGAGAGTTCGATCACGATCGGTGTGGAGGTCAGCCGCGATTAGAGATTTGATGAAGTGCGTGAAGCACATGGATCAAATTCCGTTTGGTCAGCCGTCGCCGCCGATTATGAGTTGCTCCGGTGTAGGTAGAGTGTTGAATACTAGGGATAATAGATTGTGGTACAATGAGGGGAAACTGAAGCACGTGCCGCGGTGGCTGCCTGCGGTGGAGGTGCGCgtagaggaggaggaggaggaggaggagaagaggcGAGGGGAAGTGAAGTGGGATGAGAGTTTGGAAAGGGAAGAAGCGGTGAATTTGGGGAGCAGTGAGATGAAGAAGTTGAAAAGGGAATGCTATGATGAAGATGTGGAACAAGTGCTGGTGAAGAGAGGGAAAGTCAGATTCAAAATTGGGAATGTTGGAAAATTTAAGGGTACATGTGAAAACAACGGCAGCGGCGGAGGGGAGGAAGAAGACGGTGGCTGCTAA